The segment TCCGCCGATTACAAGTATATTGGCATTATTATGCTCCTTTGCCATCCTTGCGGAATATACATCGTTTACGAGCGCCGCCCTCACATTGGGGAATTTATTCGCAACTATTGACATGCCGATGCCTGTGCCGCAGATGAGTATCCCCTTTTCAAGTTCTCCTCTGGAAACCTTTTCTGCAACAGGGATGCCATAGTCAGGATAATCAACAGACTCATTGCCGTTACTCCCCATATCCACTGAATTACCTATCCCTAATTCCTTCAGGAATACCTTTATGTCTTCTTTTAATTCTCTTCCTGTATGGTCGCTGGCAATAGCGATTTTTTCCACCCAAAATCTCCTTATTCTTCAAATTTTTTAAATACTAATGTGGCGTTTGTGCCGCCAAAACCAAAGGAATTGGACATTGCCACCTTTATCTTTTTTCCCCTCGCATTGTTTGGCACATAATCCAAATCGCACTCAGGGTCAGGGGTCTCATAATTTATTGTCGGAGGCATTATGCCGTGATATATTGCAAGCGCTGTAAACACAGCTTCTATCCCGCCGGCAGCCCCCAGTAAATGCCCTGTCATGCTCTTTGTAGAACTTACCGCCAGTTTTCTTGCATGTTCCTTGAAAACCTTTTTTATTGCCATCGTTTCAGCTGCATCCCCTGCAGGAGTTGATGTGCCGTGGGCGTTTATATAATCCACATCCGCGTAATTTACCCCGCCGGACTTTAAAGCCATATTCATGCATCTCACTGCCCCTTCGCCTTCCGGCGCGGGAGTTGTTATATGAAAGGCGTCGGCAGTCATTCCATAGCCGACTATTTCAGCATAAATTCGTGCCCCGCGTTTTTTAGCATACCTCATCTCTTCAAGAACTAATATCCCTGCCCCTTCGCCTAAAACAAAGCCATCCCTATCTTTATCAAATGGGCGGCTGGCCTTTTCCGGCGCATCATTTCTTGTGGAAAGGGCTTTCATTGCGCTAAATCCCGCAACACAGAGCGGCGTTATAACAGATTCTGTCCCCCCTGCAATCATTACATCTGCATCCCCTCTTTCTATAATTTTAAAGGCGTCTCCTATTGAATTATTACCTGTAGCGCATGCAGTTACTGCGCTGCTATTCGGGCCTTTGGCTCCAAGCCGTATGGAGACCTGGCCTGATGCGAGATTTATGATGACCATTGGAATAAAGAACGGCGTTATCCTGTTTGGCCCTTTTTCCATTAGCACATTGTGCCAGTGTTCAATGGCAGGGAGGCCGCCGATACCTGAGCCTATGTAAACCCCAACTCTTTCAGCGTTCTCTGATGTTATCTCCAATCCTGCATCCTTAACTGCCATGATAGCCGCTGCCAGCGCATAATGGATGAATGTATCCATTTTTTTGATCTCTTTTTTCTCTATAAACTCTTCCGGATTAAAATTAGGAACTTCGCCTGCTATCTGGACAGGAAAGTTTGAGGGGTCAAACCTGGAAATCCGCCTTACGCCTGATTCCCCTTCCGTCATTCCATTGAAGTTTTTTTCAATGCCAATGCCGAGCGGGCTTATAATCCCCATACCTGTTATAACAACTCTTCTTGTCATATTAGCCTTTTTAAAAACACTGGGGACAGATTTAAATCCTGTCCCCGCTATATAAAAAGTTCTAAGTTGCAAGTAAAACTTGCATCTTGCAGCTTGTCGCTTGCAACTATGGTCTGGTGTCTATAGTCTATGTTTTTGCCTTTTTATTTATGTAATCAACGGCGTCTTTGACGGTCTTGATCTTCTCAGCATCCTCATCAGGTATTTCTATATTAAACTCCTCTTCAAATGCCATTACCATTTCCACCGTATCCAGCGAGTCTGCGCCCAGATCATCAACAAATGACGCCTCTGACTTTACCTCCTCCTCGCCTACGCCAAGCTGATCAACTATAATCTTTTTAACCTTATTCTCCACTACCATTTTTCGGCACCTCCTTTTAAAATTTTTGTTACAATACAATAACAGCCTGTTATTTGTCAAATTTTTAAAATGTTAAGGTTGGCCTCCCACTACATGTACATCCCGCCATTTATGTTCAAAACCTGTCCTGTGATATAATTGGCAGCGTCAGAAACCAGAAAAAGCACACCCTCTGCCACATCTTCCGGCGCGCCAAGCCTTCCCATTGGTATCTGTTTTGCCAGCCCTTCCCTCACCTTTTCCGGAAGCGCCTGTGTCATTGCAGTCTCTATAAAACCTGGGGCGACTGCATTGCAGGTAATGTTCCTTATTGCAAATTCCCGCGCAATGGTCTTTGCGAGGGCGATAACACCTGCCTTACTTGCGGAATAATTAGCCTGACCCGCATTCCCCATCTCTCCGACAATGGATGCAATGTTTACAATACGGCCGTACCTCTGTTTTGACATATATCTGACAGCAGCCTTGGTGCAGTTAAAAGTCCCTTTGAGATTAACATCAATGACCGCATCCCATTCCTCTTCCTTCATCCTCAAAATCAGAGCGTCCCTGGTAATTCCTGCGTTGTTGACCAATATATGGATTGCCCCAAGCCGCGCAACTGTCTCATCCATTATGGTCTCTGCCTCCTGAAGGCTTGCCACGTTTGCCTTGAGCGCTATCGCCCTTCTGCCGAGTTTTTCTATTTCTTTGGCGGTTTCCTCTGCCTTCTCAAGGTTCATATCAAGGACGGCTAAATCCGCGCCGCTGTTTGCAAGCCTTAAGGCTATGGCCTTTCCTATGCCCTGGGCAGCGCCTGTCACAAGGGCAATCTTATCCTTGAGAATCATAAAACCCCCTTAAATACTGTGAACTGTTTTAAGTCCTCTGGTTTCTCTATATTCAGCGTCTTTATCCCGCTGTCTATCCTCTTTACAAGGCCTGTCAATACCCTGCCTGGCCCAATCTCTATAACAGTTTCTACGCCTTCCTGCTTCATTCTTTTAACAGATTCAACCCATCTTACAGGGCTGTAAAGCTGTTTTTCAAGAAGCCCCTTGACCCTTTCCTTTGATAATAAAGGTTCTGCCTCCACATTTGTAATCACAGGGAGATTGATCGTTTTAATTTCAATACGCCCCATCTCTTTTCCAAGCCTTTCCGCAGCAGGTTTCATAAGCGGAGAATGAGAAGGGACGCTTACGGGCAGGGGTATGACCTTTTTTGCCTTTCTCTCCCTTGCAAGGATTGAGGCCCTTTCCACTGCTTCTCTATGGCCTGATATGACTGTCTGCTCGGGGCTGTTAAAATTAGCGGGTACAACAATGCCGCTTTCTGCGCTAACTTCATTGCATATCTCCTCCACCACATCCCCTGTAAGTCCGAGGATTGCAGCCATCGCGCCTGTGCCATGTGGCACAGCATCCTGCATAAATTTCCCCCTCATCTCAACCAATCTTACAGCATCCTTAAAATCTATGGCCCCGGCGGCAACAAGCGCGGTATATTCTCCAAGGCTGTGACCTGCGAGAAAGGCCGGTTTTACAGACACCTCTTGCTCCATACATTTAAGGATTGCCACGCTGGCGGTCAATATTGCAGGCTGGGTGTTCTGTGTAAGATTAAGCGCTTCAACCGGTCCTTCGAAACAGAGTCGCGCCATATCAAGATGAAGGAGGACGCTTGCCTCTTTAAATATCTCCCTCGCAGCAGCATACTTCTCATGAAACTCCCTCCCCATGCCTATATACTGCGAACCCTGTCCGGGGAAAATAAATGCAAGTGCTGAGTTACCTCCCATAGACACTGATCCCTGTATACATTACCATCTCACCAGCGCCGATGCCCATGTCAGCCCGCCGCCAAATGCGACAAACAGGACAATATCGCCTCTTTTTATCTTTCCTTTTTTTACTGCCTCATCAAGGGCAAGCGGTATAGAGCCGGCAGAGGTATTACCATAGCTATCAAGATTTATATAAACCTTTTCTTCAGACAGCCCCAGCCTTTCTGCAGTAGCCTTTATTATCCGCATATTTGCCTGATGCGGGATTAAAAGCGAAACATCTTTTGCCTTTAACCCGTTATAATCCAATGCCTCCTGACATGCCTCGCCCATTGTCCTGACCGCAATCTTAAAGGTCTCGTTCCCCTGCATCTTTAAATATGGTTTTTCTGCTATTTTATTGTGAAAGGGGCTGGATGACAGACCAAGGGGGGTATACAACATCTTCCAGTAATGGCCGTCAGCATGGATGTGGGTGGAAAGTATGCCCGACCTATGCTTCGTATGGGCGCCCCGCCCTTTTTCAGCGGATAGAACAACAGCGCCTGCGCCGTCTCCAAAAAGAACACATGTATTCCTGTCTTTCCAGTCAATAATATTGGAAAATATATCCACCCCGATAACAATGGCCTTTTTACTGATACCACCCCGTATGTATTTGTCCGCCACATCTAATGCATAGAGAAAACCGGAGCATGCTGCCGATACATCAAAGGCGGGGATACCCCTGTTTGCGCCGATATGGGCCTGCACAAAGCAGGCAGTGGAGGGGAATAACATCTCCGGCGTCACTGTGCCTGCCACAATCAGGTCTATATCTTTTGGGGGAATATCCGCTGCCTTAAGTGCATTCTTTG is part of the Deltaproteobacteria bacterium genome and harbors:
- the rpiB gene encoding ribose 5-phosphate isomerase B; amino-acid sequence: MEKIAIASDHTGRELKEDIKVFLKELGIGNSVDMGSNGNESVDYPDYGIPVAEKVSRGELEKGILICGTGIGMSIVANKFPNVRAALVNDVYSARMAKEHNNANILVIGGRIAGKGLAREMVKTWLGAKFEGGRHQRRLDKIREIEKGMKR
- the fabF gene encoding beta-ketoacyl-ACP synthase II — its product is MTRRVVITGMGIISPLGIGIEKNFNGMTEGESGVRRISRFDPSNFPVQIAGEVPNFNPEEFIEKKEIKKMDTFIHYALAAAIMAVKDAGLEITSENAERVGVYIGSGIGGLPAIEHWHNVLMEKGPNRITPFFIPMVIINLASGQVSIRLGAKGPNSSAVTACATGNNSIGDAFKIIERGDADVMIAGGTESVITPLCVAGFSAMKALSTRNDAPEKASRPFDKDRDGFVLGEGAGILVLEEMRYAKKRGARIYAEIVGYGMTADAFHITTPAPEGEGAVRCMNMALKSGGVNYADVDYINAHGTSTPAGDAAETMAIKKVFKEHARKLAVSSTKSMTGHLLGAAGGIEAVFTALAIYHGIMPPTINYETPDPECDLDYVPNNARGKKIKVAMSNSFGFGGTNATLVFKKFEE
- the acpP gene encoding acyl carrier protein yields the protein MVVENKVKKIIVDQLGVGEEEVKSEASFVDDLGADSLDTVEMVMAFEEEFNIEIPDEDAEKIKTVKDAVDYINKKAKT
- the fabG gene encoding 3-oxoacyl-[acyl-carrier-protein] reductase — protein: MILKDKIALVTGAAQGIGKAIALRLANSGADLAVLDMNLEKAEETAKEIEKLGRRAIALKANVASLQEAETIMDETVARLGAIHILVNNAGITRDALILRMKEEEWDAVIDVNLKGTFNCTKAAVRYMSKQRYGRIVNIASIVGEMGNAGQANYSASKAGVIALAKTIAREFAIRNITCNAVAPGFIETAMTQALPEKVREGLAKQIPMGRLGAPEDVAEGVLFLVSDAANYITGQVLNINGGMYM
- the fabD gene encoding ACP S-malonyltransferase produces the protein MGGNSALAFIFPGQGSQYIGMGREFHEKYAAAREIFKEASVLLHLDMARLCFEGPVEALNLTQNTQPAILTASVAILKCMEQEVSVKPAFLAGHSLGEYTALVAAGAIDFKDAVRLVEMRGKFMQDAVPHGTGAMAAILGLTGDVVEEICNEVSAESGIVVPANFNSPEQTVISGHREAVERASILARERKAKKVIPLPVSVPSHSPLMKPAAERLGKEMGRIEIKTINLPVITNVEAEPLLSKERVKGLLEKQLYSPVRWVESVKRMKQEGVETVIEIGPGRVLTGLVKRIDSGIKTLNIEKPEDLKQFTVFKGVL
- a CDS encoding beta-ketoacyl-ACP synthase III, with protein sequence MIISKIIGTGSYAPPRVLKNQDMEKMVDTSDDWIATRTGIKERRIADGETTNDIAIKAAKNALKAADIPPKDIDLIVAGTVTPEMLFPSTACFVQAHIGANRGIPAFDVSAACSGFLYALDVADKYIRGGISKKAIVIGVDIFSNIIDWKDRNTCVLFGDGAGAVVLSAEKGRGAHTKHRSGILSTHIHADGHYWKMLYTPLGLSSSPFHNKIAEKPYLKMQGNETFKIAVRTMGEACQEALDYNGLKAKDVSLLIPHQANMRIIKATAERLGLSEEKVYINLDSYGNTSAGSIPLALDEAVKKGKIKRGDIVLFVAFGGGLTWASALVRW